agattttaaatttttgttatttataattaaatggatTAGTATTATCTAAACAGCTTTTCTATAGTAGGAAATAGATAATCCTCATTAGATTCATAATAACattctaaataaaatgagCAAATCTTACTTAGCTGCGTACAAGGAACAAACCATGTACATGAATCTGATTGGTTCTTTCTAAGATAAGCAATGTCACGTGATTTTATAAGGCACACACAGGGTGAAAAAGCTTGCCAAATACATgcaaaggaaaaaggaaatatcACTGTTAACCTTCCAAGTTTGCCCTTGCTGCTTTATAATATGAAcacaaattgaaaatgaattaCATGAATAAGGTGTCGAAATTGATAAAAGTATTTaatgtataatttaaaaaacaaaagagaaaacaggtatagaattagaaatgttttcttcctaacaattgactGAGTTTCCGGTTacaatatctaaatttttcaattatattttattgctttaaACCATTTATCTACTGACGTAATACATTTGGGAATAAATTATTCCCTGAAAAAGTAGGCGATAGAATGCAAAAACTGCCAAAACATTTCCCGCCATGTCAGCAAGTGGACGCCGCGCGTGAATCTCGCCAACTGAATTTCTGCCACTGCCAAGCTTCCCTTCCCTTCCATAAAGAGACAATTCCTCAATCTCTCACTTCATATTATTACATCCCGATTCGATTCCATTATCATCGTCTCCAGTTTCCCTTTCTTTAATCTCTCATCTCATTTCTCCCTGGATccacttttttaaatttcagaatTAGCCTgaatttttccaaaaaaacTTACAAACATCGCATAATATGGCAGCACAGGAGCAGGCAATGAAACCGATTCTCCAAAAACCGCCAGGTTTCAGAGACCCAAGCAAACCAGTTCCAAGACCGCCGCCACCGTTGCGAAAGGCCGCCTTGCCACCTTCATTCCAACCGAGAAAAAGACGCAAGAATTACGGTGGTATGTGCTGCCGCATTCTTGTAATTATCTCATTCACCGTCTTATTAATTCTCTTCATCCTCGGCGGCGTTTTCTACCTATGGTTCGATCCAAAACTCCCCGTTTTCCACCTTCAGTCATTCAAGATTTCTTCCTTTCGCGTCACTACTAAACCCGACGGAACTTATCTCAATGCTGCCACTGTGGCAAGAGTAGAGGTCAGGAATCCCAATTCTAAGTTAACGTATCGATACAGTGAGTCTCAGGTCCAAATGACACTCGGTCAGGATCAGGGGACTCAATTGGGTTCCATGAGTTTACCTGGATTCCTTCAGGATAAAAAGAACACCACCAGTTTCAAGATTCAGATGAGTGTGAAGAATGAGCTGATTGAGGATGGTGTTGGGTCCAGGCTTAAGTCTCAGTTCAAAAGTAGAAAATTGGTGGTGAATGTTCAGGTTACGACTAAAGTTGGAGTGGATGTTCAAGGGTTGGAGATTGGGATGTTAGGGGTGGATGTGTCGTGTGATGGTATTACATTGAAGCAGATTGATGGCGATGATATGCCTAAATGCAGTATCCACACACTCAAATGGTAACTTGTTTCcaaattttccttcttttccttttttaattattgggttatattttataatgagTGTGCTATGATACCTTGATCATTTTGAATGGGAAATATTGGAAATTTCAAATTGGTTCCCTAGGTTTACTGGGCCTTGTACCCTGCTAATAATGACAGAGATTTAGttattaacatttaaaatgGTCCAAATTCTAATTTGGAACATCTAAGAGGTGTTCTGCTCTTCCCTCTTACATTCGAGCTGAACAGGTGGATGCAAACGTTAACGTATCAGATTGATTAAGTGCAAGAAAACTGATGTAGCCGCTGAAAGTCCAACCCTATGACATAAGGTGTCTCTTCTTTTAGGAGGTTGATGATTGCGTACGTTGATCCGTTGGTGTCAATGCCAACAGTAGAATTCCTGTCAAGACCTGAAATCTGATTTTATCGTTAGGAATTTGGattctttcatattttagtATCATCATCAATCATACCCAATTTTATTTGCTTCATCCCTCATCAGGTCTCTCTTTTTGACAAATCTCCGTTTGTTTATCCGAAGTAACTATATATAGTGATCTGTGGATTGACCTTGCTgatgtatatttgttgatttgGGTGCAGGATCAATATAAATTGACAAAAACTTCTTGTGCAAGGAAGTAAATGACGCTAAAAAGAAAGATCGATGATACCATACATCGAATTGCAGGCAAACATTTGTTCCCAAAACAGCTTCCTGATAATTTTGTCCAATTCTaaaatattgtaattatttactttaagTTGAGGATGCATGGAATGGAGATGGAGATCTGAGAGTATCATCGATAATGGTCCAACGTGGGGTCCAAGTTCAACCTTCTTAAATCTTTGATTCCTTCATCCTTCCCTGATGTAACGGGGATACGTAAAAGAAAAGTACATAGctataattatttgtttaattctGGTTGTTGATATTGTATACCTTTCTTtttgtctaagaatctcgttGTTGGGGGTGGGGCTGCAAATGGCTCTCCTGGATTCCTGATGGACTGTCATGGTTACTATTCTTGAATCTTGTTTACTTCTATTTTCAGAATAAGCAAAGAATGAATCAAAGTGAAACAGGGTGCTAAGTGCTAACATCTTAGATTGTTTTTCCCTGGAATAGGTATCGGATAGAGTTAATGTGGGAAAGACAACTTACGACCTACTACTATAAGTGTCTGCCTCGTTAAGTCAGGATAGTGAGAGAGGGATGTCATAACTCCTTTGGGTGACTGATTGAAAAATTCTTCCTAACTCTCCTTCATTTGCATTTCCTTTTAATCAATGAAACTTGAATTCTCACATCCACCATTAAAACGATCTcactttattaataaattaagacatagatttatattatgaaattCTTCAGAAAGACATTGAACTCATTAGCTATTTTCGATAAATAGTTCAAATATTGAATCCACAACGCAGAGATTTAAAGTTTCTTTTAGCGGAAACAAGTGAAATGAAAAAAGTAAGGTGGTGGTGGGTGCATTTTACACCCTAATCACTTTCTTTTCTGTGAAATAATACTTGTCGCAATAATATAAAGAAGCTTTTTGTTGGAAATAATAAGTTGTCCAAGGAAAGAAAGGACTTAAaccaacaaaaaaagaaagaaagttgaaatagaaaatcacGGCCTGAATAGATTGTCAAAGGGTGGAATTAGGCAGGATGTTCATCCATCAGATGAAATGTTTACAAGTCTGGTTATAAGTTTCTATCAACCCGGATGGCATGGGAAAATGGGTTTACATTTTACATTGTTGCTTTGCTTCATGAGTACATAAATCCTACTATGATGACCGActatttgtttaatataaatacatttaaacttttttatactaatattttatataaaattaatctctatataataaaaaaaaattatggttcaaatttaaataaattataaataagaataaattatctattataataagttataaattttttaagttctaattttaaaaaatatttctctattatttatatatatatataactttaaaaaatagatattttattatattttatcttattataatatcattttattttattaattttatttatataatatgatatatgatatttacttattttatttctagtttttatcaatttacCAACAAAATCAAGTATTAAGtctaaagaaaaagtttaGTATTCAAACcttcattaaattataat
The Ricinus communis isolate WT05 ecotype wild-type chromosome 1, ASM1957865v1, whole genome shotgun sequence DNA segment above includes these coding regions:
- the LOC8286723 gene encoding uncharacterized protein LOC8286723 isoform X2 — encoded protein: MAAQEQAMKPILQKPPGFRDPSKPVPRPPPPLRKAALPPSFQPRKRRKNYGGMCCRILVIISFTVLLILFILGGVFYLWFDPKLPVFHLQSFKISSFRVTTKPDGTYLNAATVARVEVRNPNSKLTYRYSESQVQMTLGQDQGTQLGSMSLPGFLQDKKNTTSFKIQMSVKNELIEDGVGSRLKSQFKSRKLVVNVQVTTKVGVDVQGLEIGMLGVDVSCDGITLKQIDGDDMPKCSIHTLKWININ
- the LOC8286723 gene encoding uncharacterized protein LOC8286723 isoform X1 produces the protein MAAQEQAMKPILQKPPGFRDPSKPVPRPPPPLRKAALPPSFQPRKRRKNYGGMCCRILVIISFTVLLILFILGGVFYLWFDPKLPVFHLQSFKISSFRVTTKPDGTYLNAATVARVEVRNPNSKLTYRYSESQVQMTLGQDQGTQLGSMSLPGFLQDKKNTTSFKIQMSVKNELIEDGVGSRLKSQFKSRKLVVNVQVTTKVGVDVQGLEIGMLGVDVSCDGITLKQIDGDDMPKCSIHTLKWWMQTLTYQID